The following coding sequences lie in one Tachysurus fulvidraco isolate hzauxx_2018 chromosome 19, HZAU_PFXX_2.0, whole genome shotgun sequence genomic window:
- the LOC113663756 gene encoding C-type mannose receptor 2-like: MVQFQNEEQTQQFTSKAWIGLYNDVNSWRWSYGNELLGSLRLWKSYEPNNADGHQECGTIDGTGWNDRACTSTYPSVCFDDTKTGTDRYIYINNTLTWSEAQSYCRTYHTDLVSVKDETANSLIGALTSGWTWTGLFRDSWKWIDHTKISVITWQSGEPDNYMENETCGYVNNSQAADEQCTELMPFFCYSEAVIPRKQQIMKVAVQSKQNVNDPALKLAILEQIKQKLKDHGMVQNMTAKWKEQPDGKVFHKKTEKEEF; encoded by the exons ATGGTCCAATTTCAGAATgaagaacaaacacaacaattcaCTTCCAAAGCTTGGATTGGACTGTACAATGATGTCAACAGCTGGCGCTGGTCCTATGGAAATGAGCTACTGGGAAGTTTGAGACTGTGGAAGTCATATGAGCCCAACAATGCTGATGGACATCAGGAGTGTGGTACAATAGATGGGACTGGTTGGAATGATAGAGCATGTACTTCCACATACCCCTCTGTGTGCTTTGACG aCACTAAAACTGGCACCGACAGATACATTTACATCAATAATACATTGACATGGTCTGAAGCTCAGAGTTACTGCAGAACGTATCATACAGATCTGGTCTCGGTTAAAGATGAAACAGCAAATTCTTTGATAGGAGCACTGACCTCTGGCTGGACTTGGACTGGTCTGTTCAGAGACTCCTGGAAGTGGATCGACCACACCAAAATCTCTGTCATCACCTGGCAGTCTGGAGAACCTGATAATTACATGGAGAATGAAACTTGTGGTTATGTAAATAACAGTCAGGCTGCTGATGAACAGTGCACAGAGTTAATGCCATTCTTCTGTTACTCGG AAGCAGTAATCCCTCGAAAACAACAAATCATGAAGGTGGCGGTCCAGTCCAAACAGAACGTGAATGATCCTGCATTAAAGCTGGCCATTTTGGAGCAG ATCAAGCAGAAACTGAAGGACCACGGAATGGTACAGAACATGACAGCGAAATGGAAAGAACAACCCGATGGAAAGGTGTTTCAcaagaagacagaaaaagaagaattcTAA